Genomic segment of Bos taurus isolate L1 Dominette 01449 registration number 42190680 breed Hereford chromosome X, ARS-UCD2.0, whole genome shotgun sequence:
aaagtgaaaagtaaaagtgaagttgctcagtcatgtccgactcttagcaaccccatggactgcagcctaccaggcttctctgtccatgggattttccaggcaagcttCATGGTGACCCCTTAAGGCAGGTACTATGATCTTCACCAGGTTACAGAAGACAGTTGAGGACAGCTGATACACAGAGGTTCTAAGCTTCCTGAGGCCATGCAGCTCTGGAGCCTGCACTCAACCTCTGCTTCAGAAATCAGACAATTGATGATAATCCAAAGTGGCAGGCAAAATTCAGCTAAACACTCAAGTGTGTTTTCATTTGAATACACCTTCCTAGTACTCTTGCACCccctactctttaaaaaaaaagcaaacaatggaAGGATCTTGCTTTATTTTAAGGGAAAGTGGTTTTCCACTTGGCAACTCAGCTTCACTAGGGAGCTCCTGATTTTAGCAGTGGTCTGGGCCACATAACGGGGACTCTGACAGTTGCCAGCTCCAGGACTAATGTCCAGGAGAATATTACCAGGTGGACACCCTATACCGCGGACCATGGGTGTTCATCAGCCACAGGCAGCTTACCTTAGCTGGGCAGCTGTGAGTGACCCTCCCAGGTGTTGGTAGTGGACTGCACCCACTGAGGTTTCCTTTCATAGCCAGTACATATGGAAGCAAAGCTTAACACTGAATTGGCCTGAGTCTCCCTGCATGGTCTGAGCACCAGCTGCCCCCCGTCTGTTTGCTATTACTCCAATTTGGAATGTCCCAGAAGAGCTCATCTGCTGGGAAACCCAAGGGCCTTTCAGTGCAGGGGTGGAGGCCTCGCCATTTGCAAGCTCCAATCCTGGGTCTGTCCCCTTGCTCCTTGGAGCACAGAGAGCCTCCCAGAGGCGTTTACAGGCTTACCTTATTTCCAGCAGAGTATCCAACAAGTCAACACAAGTGAGACCCCTTTGGGTAACTCCGATCATTTTGAACAGTCGGCAGGTAACTTGAACTCGCTCGGACTAAAACATGAGCAAGGATTTTGCCACAGTAGAGTAGAAACCCTCAGTGAGGTGGTAGAATGAGTTGACATGGGCCATCTCGTTTATCACGATCTCCATTTTTAGCAACAACCTAGCAGATCTTTGGGAAGTTTTGTTCCTTTTGAGACAAACCCTGTTTCTCTGTACTTTAAGGCCAGTCCTTTCTATTGGATCTTACCGGCTTTGACACAGCTCTCTGTCCTGTGTCTTCAGATGTGGGTGTTGGGGtggagaaagggacagaaaagTAGTCTAGAATTCTTCAGTGTCTGCAACCCATACACTCCCTTTGCTCTCCTAAAGGCAGTCCTGGGTGCCCATGATCCCGAGAAGAATTTCCTGACCACAGCCATCCGCCCTCATGGCATTTTTGGCCCAAGGGACCCCCAGTTAGTCCCCATTCTCATTGAGGCAGCCAAGAAAGGCAAGATGAAGTTCATGATTGGGTAAGTTGGCCCCTGACTGCCCCCCTCCATGCCCCCCGGCCCCTGAAACAAGGGTCAGTCACCATCGGCCCTTTTCTCCTGTGGCCTTGTCTTCTGCCTGTTGTCTGTTTCCTGTGGCTGCCACAAGAAATGAGGcagagaataataaaaatggaTTCACTCCCTGTTCTGGAGTCCAGGACTCCAAAATCCAGGTGTTGGTGGGGTTGGCTCCCTGTGGAGGCTCTGAGGGGGTCTGTTCCAGGCCTTGCTCCCAGCCTCACATGGCTGTCAGCAACCCTTGGCTTGTAGACATGTCACTTCAATCTCAGCCTAATCTTTACATGACAtgcttttctctgtgtgtcttttcCAAAAGATccctcctcttataaggacaccagtcattagGTTTAAGGCCCACCCTACTCTAGCACAACCTCCTCTTAACTAATTATGTATTCAAAGACCTCATCTCCAGATAAGGTCATTGTCACAGGTTCCAGGGAGACGTGGATTTCTGCCCCATGAACCCTCTCAGGCAGGCTGGAAAAATATTTGTGTCCATGTTTGGAAATTCAGGAAACTGACTCAGAGGGGAAACAATTGTCCCAGGGTCAAGGGCTAGGCCCTCCACTTTCCTTGCATCTAGGAAGGCAAGGGGAGGTGTTAACATTCCTCCTCTGGGCCTCTGCAGGTGATGAGAGTGGTTCTGTGTCCCCAGTAcagctttccttccctccttccttctattcatccatccatccatccttccttcattctcttttcttcctttctttcccccctTATTCTTGTGCTTTGCCACCTTGCCTCCCTGCCTCTCGCTCAGCCTCCctgccacaggactagaaagagATAGTAGAGAACTCTTGAGGCCAGAGCAATGGATTAGCCCACAGTGCCCTGGAGGGAGTTGAGAGCTGCTGTCCAAACTGGAGCCCAGAGAAGACACCACTAGCATAGGCTATGCCAGGATGGGGCAGGCAGGGCTAGGGGCTTTCAGATTCATGGGTCGGCCCCTAAATATCCCTCTGGCCCTGAAGGCCCAGGAGCCCTGGCCTCCAGCACATCTTCATGGATGCCCAGGTGTACCTGGGCTGGCATTGCCAAGGTGGGTCGCAGCCCTGGGTCCACGCCTAGGGACTCTGCCAGGTGTGCAGCTGAGTACTCCAGGCACAGGGGACTCATTCCTTGTGCACCTGCAGGAACGGAAAGAACTTGGTAGACTTTACCTTTGTGGAGAACGTGGTCCACGGACACATCCTGGCTGCAGAGCACCTCTCCCAGGACACCGCCTTGGGTGGGAAGGTAAGGCACCTGCTTCCACCTGCTCAACAGTGGCTGGGCCTCCTGCCCCTGTGTGTCCCTATGATGCCATCTGCTGGCACACTGCTTCTCTGACCCTGCTTCCTGGCAGACCTACCTTAGGATCCCACTGGGCCATGGTCAAGCCCTCTGACAAGGGACGGTCAGCTCTTACACAGAGATGGGAGACCACACTCCTAGGTCCCCCTTCCTTGTTTCTCACTCCCAATTTTGGAATCCCCTCCCCATTGGggtctcatttttctttcctggatTTCAGCCCTTTTCTGACCCAGAACTCTCAatgtggagtggggagggagcacATTTGAGAAAGGTCATATGACCCATTCATAGCATCTGAAGATAAGATCCTTTACCATGATTAACACAGTTATTAAAACAACCAACGTACCTTCCCAAATACAGTCTAAGCTTCACTTGAAATCCTGGCCCACAGCTAAACTTTGATCACCTTCCCCACTACACCGGAAAGTTGCCTGTAGCTGCAAACCCAAAAGGCCTGTCACTCACTGGCTGACATTTGCAGACTTGAGGACCACGAGAAATGCTGCACTCTGTGTGGGCTTAATCTCCACCTTATTTTTGAGCTGCCCTGCGAAGGAACTGGGGTGGGCAGGTAGGGAGCGGCCCCTGGCTTCTCAAAATAATGGTCTTGGCTGAGCCAGCAGGCTGCAGCTGAGCTCCAAGCATGGCCCGCTCCCCACGCTGCTGGGAAGCGGTTCCTAGTTTCTGGTTCTCTCTGCAGGCTTTTCACATCACCAACGACGAGCCCATCCCCTTCTGGACTTTCCTGTCCCGAATCCTGACAGGCCTCAATTATGAAGCCCCCAAGTACCACATCCCCTACTGGCTGGCCTACTATCTAGCCCTCCTTGTGTCCCTCCTGGTGATGGTGATCAGTCCTGTCATCCAGCTTCAGCCCACTTTCACGCCTATGCGGGTCGCACTGGCTGGCACTTTCCACTACTACAGCTGCGAGAAAGCCAAAAAACTCATGGGCTACCGGCCGCTGGTCACCATGGATGATGCTGTGGACAAGACCGTGAGGAGCTTTCACCACCTGCGCAAGGTCATGTGAggtgcccccagccctggcccttCGATGCATTCCCTAGCTGATAACTCTCTCCCCTGGAGACCAATAAACTAACCTCCTTCCAGTGATCATCTTCTTAGCTTAGGTTTCCCCCGGCCAGTTTGATGACAGCACATCTACCCTTCCATGACCAAGAGGACAGTTAAATTAGCAGACACGTCTTCTTCGTGGGACTGGATGTTGATTTCTTAAAACAGGGCAGCAGCTTCCTATTCTAAGTGTTTTGTGTTCTCTTCACTCCTGGGTTCCTTAATCATTCCAGTGTCCCCTGTGCACAACCGAAGAAGCTGTAGGGAAGAAACAGCCATTTGCTGATTGAGGAGGGGGTCCTAGATTTATTTCCATGCAGACTGTTCAAGGAGCCACAGATGACAAATACTCTAGAGAAAAGCAGAAGTTATGTGAGGCATCAAATGTACATTTCAAATAGACACAGAGTTGAGAGAAAAAGCTTAGAAAGCTTGAACAACTATAAACCTCCAGTCCCCATGGGGAAAAGACTGCTGGTTTTTCACCTCCTTGCACGCTCTGGAGTTCTCTCTCAGGTACAGCTGCTGTGCCTGCCTGCATTATTTTTCATAAAGCATTCTTTCGTGTACACCTTTCTTATCATCCACAGAGCCCTCTTGTCCTTTTAATGGCAAGGTGGGACACTTGTCCAGTGGACAGGAAGCCATGGGAAAGGTCAGAGAGAAGAGCCTCTCCTTTATCTGCTTGGAGATGATACAGAAAGGGCTATTTCCTCACAGCTCATGCTCACAGAACCCTTTAGGGCAGTTCCCAAAAATCAGCACATATAGTGAATCagtgttctttattttctgttgttcttACAGAACCTGGTTTCTTCTTAGACTTATTTAAATGTAATCTTAAAGacgtctattttttttttcctctacctcTGTCCAAGGGTGGGGAGGCACCTGGGAAGATTGGAATAAACTGAAG
This window contains:
- the NSDHL gene encoding sterol-4-alpha-carboxylate 3-dehydrogenase, decarboxylating gives rise to the protein MEQAAGEPTRTCLTEDIPKAKRCTVIGGCGFLGQHMVEQLLARGYAVNVFDIRQGFDNPRVQFFLGDLCSQQDLYPALKGVSTVFHCASPPPFNNNKELFYRVNYIGTKNVIETCKEAGVQKLILTSSASVIFEGVDIKNGTEDLPYATKPIDYYTETKILQERAVLGAHDPEKNFLTTAIRPHGIFGPRDPQLVPILIEAAKKGKMKFMIGNGKNLVDFTFVENVVHGHILAAEHLSQDTALGGKAFHITNDEPIPFWTFLSRILTGLNYEAPKYHIPYWLAYYLALLVSLLVMVISPVIQLQPTFTPMRVALAGTFHYYSCEKAKKLMGYRPLVTMDDAVDKTVRSFHHLRKVM